In one Nicotiana sylvestris chromosome 8, ASM39365v2, whole genome shotgun sequence genomic region, the following are encoded:
- the LOC104213343 gene encoding uncharacterized protein isoform X1 yields the protein MTVIEVEAPSPMRYMMGAAVMMIGVVLPLAYMMFRNKRVPSSSSYAKQTNKVLI from the coding sequence ATGACAGTAATAGAAGTGGAAGCGCCGAGCCCAATGAGGTACATGATGGGAGCAGCTGTAATGATGATCGGAGTTGTATTGCCGCTTGCTTATATGATGTTTAGGAACAAGCGTGTTCCTTCCTCTTCTTCTTACGCTAAACAGAC
- the LOC104213343 gene encoding uncharacterized protein isoform X2 yields the protein MTVIEVEAPSPMRYMMGAAVMMIGVVLPLAYMMFRNKRVPSSSSYAKQT from the coding sequence ATGACAGTAATAGAAGTGGAAGCGCCGAGCCCAATGAGGTACATGATGGGAGCAGCTGTAATGATGATCGGAGTTGTATTGCCGCTTGCTTATATGATGTTTAGGAACAAGCGTGTTCCTTCCTCTTCTTCTTACGCTAAACAGACGTAG